From Juglans regia cultivar Chandler chromosome 6, Walnut 2.0, whole genome shotgun sequence, the proteins below share one genomic window:
- the LOC108995859 gene encoding protein N-lysine methyltransferase METTL21A isoform X1: MATAEEAKMEGEVAMVSMGSYGGKVKLLSVWEESAAEETMLLWGIQQPTFSKPNAFVSQSSLQLSLDACGQSISILQSPSSLSTPGVTGAVMWDSGVVLAKFLEHAVDSRMLLLQGKNIVELGSGCGLVGCVASLLGGQVILTDMPDRLRLLKKNVEANLRHGNVQGSATVRELVWGDDPDRELIEPHPDYVLGSDVIYSEEAVTDLVATLLELCGSKTTIFLAGELRNDAILEYFLEVAMKNFIIGRVDQTQWHPEYCSSRVVLYILVKK, from the exons ATGGCCACTGCAGAGGAAGCAAAAATGGAAGGAGAGGTGGCAATGGTGTCTATGGGATCGTACGGAGGGAAGGTGAAACTGTTATCGGTCTGGGAAGAATCTGCTGCGGAGGAGACCATGCTGCTTTGGGGGATTCAACAGCCCACTTTCTCGAAACCTAACGCATTCGTCTCCCAATCCTCTCTCCAACTTAGCCTCGACGCCTGCGGCCAATCTATCTCCATTCTCCAGTCCCCTTCTTCCTTG AGCACTCCTGGTGTGACTGGAGCGGTAATGTGGGATAGTGGCGTTGTACTGGCGAAGTTTCTAGAGCATGCCGTCGACTCAAGGATGCTTCTTCTACAAGGCAAGAACATTGTTGAATTGGGCTCCGGATGTGGATTAGTTGG CTGTGTTGCTTCTCTTTTGGGTGGTCAAGTTATCCTTACTGATATGCCTGATAGACTAAGGCTACTAAAGAAGAATGTTGAAGCCAATCTGAGACATGGAAATGTGCAGGGTTCTGCAACAGTGAGGGAGCTTGTATGGGGTGATGATCCTGACAGGGAGCTAATTGAACCCCATCCTGATTATG TGCTAGGTTCGGATGTAATCTATAGCGAGGAAGCAGTGACAGATTTAGTGGCTACCCTACTCGAACTATGTGGATCTAAAACAACAATCTTTTTGGCTGGTGAACTGCGAAATG ATGCAATCCTCGAGTACTTTCTGGAAGTTGCAATGAAGAATTTCATAATTGGGCGTGTGGATCAGACACAGTGGCATCCAGAATATTGCAGCAGCCGTGTTGTTTTATATATTCTAGTGAAGAAgtga
- the LOC108995859 gene encoding EEF1A lysine methyltransferase 3 isoform X2 has product MATAEEAKMEGEVAMVSMGSYGGKVKLLSVWEESAAEETMLLWGIQQPTFSKPNAFVSQSSLQLSLDACGQSISILQSPSSLSTPGVTGAVMWDSGVVLAKFLEHAVDSRMLLLQGKNIVELGSGCGLGSATVRELVWGDDPDRELIEPHPDYVLGSDVIYSEEAVTDLVATLLELCGSKTTIFLAGELRNDAILEYFLEVAMKNFIIGRVDQTQWHPEYCSSRVVLYILVKK; this is encoded by the exons ATGGCCACTGCAGAGGAAGCAAAAATGGAAGGAGAGGTGGCAATGGTGTCTATGGGATCGTACGGAGGGAAGGTGAAACTGTTATCGGTCTGGGAAGAATCTGCTGCGGAGGAGACCATGCTGCTTTGGGGGATTCAACAGCCCACTTTCTCGAAACCTAACGCATTCGTCTCCCAATCCTCTCTCCAACTTAGCCTCGACGCCTGCGGCCAATCTATCTCCATTCTCCAGTCCCCTTCTTCCTTG AGCACTCCTGGTGTGACTGGAGCGGTAATGTGGGATAGTGGCGTTGTACTGGCGAAGTTTCTAGAGCATGCCGTCGACTCAAGGATGCTTCTTCTACAAGGCAAGAACATTGTTGAATTGGGCTCCGGATGTGGATTA GGTTCTGCAACAGTGAGGGAGCTTGTATGGGGTGATGATCCTGACAGGGAGCTAATTGAACCCCATCCTGATTATG TGCTAGGTTCGGATGTAATCTATAGCGAGGAAGCAGTGACAGATTTAGTGGCTACCCTACTCGAACTATGTGGATCTAAAACAACAATCTTTTTGGCTGGTGAACTGCGAAATG ATGCAATCCTCGAGTACTTTCTGGAAGTTGCAATGAAGAATTTCATAATTGGGCGTGTGGATCAGACACAGTGGCATCCAGAATATTGCAGCAGCCGTGTTGTTTTATATATTCTAGTGAAGAAgtga